The following are encoded in a window of Neomicrococcus lactis genomic DNA:
- the rpsA gene encoding 30S ribosomal protein S1 — protein MTITTNEKTGTPQVAVNDIGTEEDFLAAIDATIKYFNDGDLVEGTVVKVDRDEVLLDIGYKTEGVIPSRELSIKHDVDPDDVVAVGDSVEALVLTKEDKEGRLILSKKRAQYERAWGDIEKIKEEDGVVTGTVIEVVKGGLILDIGLRGFLPASLVEMRRVRDLDPYIGQQIDAKIIELDKNRNNVVLSRRAWLEQTQSEVRSTFLNKLEKGQVRPGVVSSIVNFGAFVDLGGVDGLVHVSELSWKHIDHPSEVVEVGKEVTVEVLEVDLDRERVSLSLKATQEDPWQTFARTHALGQVVPGKVTKLVPFGAFVRVEDGIEGLVHISELAVRHVDLAEQVVSVGDELFVKVIDIDLERRRISLSLKQANEGVDPEGTEFDPALYGMAAEYDEEGNYKYPEGFDPESNEWLEGFETQRAAWEQQYAEAQERWESHKKQVAQHLAEDAAAATTESGSSEPAQTSYSSDAPAAEQGTLASDEALAALREKLTGN, from the coding sequence ATGACCATCACCACCAACGAGAAGACCGGTACTCCACAAGTCGCAGTCAACGACATTGGAACCGAAGAAGACTTCCTCGCCGCCATCGACGCAACCATCAAGTACTTCAATGATGGCGATCTCGTCGAAGGCACCGTCGTCAAGGTTGACCGCGATGAAGTTCTGCTCGACATCGGATACAAGACCGAGGGTGTTATTCCTTCCCGCGAGCTTTCCATCAAGCACGACGTTGATCCAGATGACGTTGTAGCTGTCGGCGATTCCGTCGAGGCCCTTGTTCTTACCAAGGAAGACAAGGAAGGCCGCCTGATTCTCTCCAAGAAGCGCGCACAGTACGAGCGTGCCTGGGGCGACATCGAGAAGATCAAGGAAGAAGATGGTGTTGTTACCGGCACCGTTATCGAGGTTGTCAAGGGTGGCCTCATCCTGGACATCGGTCTTCGTGGCTTCCTCCCAGCTTCGCTTGTTGAGATGCGCCGCGTTCGCGATCTTGATCCATACATCGGTCAGCAGATCGACGCCAAGATCATCGAACTCGACAAGAACCGCAACAACGTTGTTCTTTCCCGCCGTGCATGGCTCGAGCAGACCCAGTCTGAGGTTCGCTCCACCTTCCTCAACAAGCTTGAGAAGGGCCAGGTTCGTCCGGGCGTCGTTTCCTCCATCGTCAACTTCGGTGCATTCGTGGACCTTGGCGGCGTAGACGGTCTCGTCCACGTTTCCGAGCTCTCCTGGAAGCACATCGATCACCCATCTGAGGTTGTCGAAGTTGGCAAGGAAGTTACCGTTGAGGTTCTCGAGGTTGACTTGGATCGCGAGCGCGTTTCGCTTTCCCTCAAGGCAACCCAGGAAGATCCTTGGCAGACCTTCGCTCGTACCCACGCTCTTGGACAGGTTGTTCCAGGTAAGGTTACGAAGCTCGTTCCATTCGGCGCATTTGTTCGCGTTGAAGACGGAATCGAAGGCCTTGTTCACATCTCCGAGCTTGCAGTTCGCCACGTTGACCTTGCTGAGCAGGTTGTCTCCGTTGGTGACGAGCTCTTCGTCAAGGTTATCGACATTGACCTCGAGCGTCGCCGCATCTCGCTTTCCCTCAAGCAGGCAAACGAAGGCGTCGATCCAGAAGGCACCGAATTCGATCCAGCTCTCTACGGCATGGCCGCAGAGTACGACGAAGAGGGCAACTACAAGTACCCAGAAGGCTTCGACCCAGAGTCCAACGAATGGCTCGAAGGCTTCGAGACCCAGCGCGCAGCTTGGGAGCAGCAGTACGCTGAGGCTCAGGAACGCTGGGAATCCCACAAGAAGCAGGTTGCACAGCACCTCGCTGAAGATGCAGCAGCAGCTACGACTGAGTCCGGTTCCTCCGAGCCAGCTCAGACCAGCTACTCTTCTGACGCTCCAGCCGCAGAACAGGGCACCTTGGCATCTGACGAGGCACTTGCAGCACTTCGTGAGAAGCTCACGGGCAACTAA
- a CDS encoding class I SAM-dependent methyltransferase — translation MVPKPTDIDLDLFASDIPRGQISMVFDFDSLRRWPEPESENLQAHDATDELLLDAAEVLGAFTHAPIDGPLKVVALNDNFGALALPIQQFADKGALPWRITSWNDSLSREQASNSNAEAFGLPSPIAAQPSLLEVLSGAVVILIQAPRSQSELRQFIQAIHSAAHPNALVLIGARLKYLTPSVNDILGEYFTALRASRARSKSRVIVARGKKPTSTAESAFPLHATAKDLAGVPLQLASYGATFGGTNIDPGTRFFLETLPRKFSERASITNSIVDLGCGNGTISSYVPLKFKEFVGTMIATDSSRDAVAATAETAKRNGVDSRVDVIRDDAMSTFAPASQDLILLNPPFHVGNTVDPQIALKLFRASARVLTQGGELWCVWNSHLQYKRELNRIVGPTTEVARNRKFTVTRSVRQG, via the coding sequence ATGGTTCCTAAACCTACTGATATTGATCTTGACCTCTTTGCCAGCGATATACCGCGTGGCCAAATTTCAATGGTGTTCGATTTCGATTCGCTTCGTCGCTGGCCCGAACCGGAATCGGAAAACTTGCAAGCTCACGATGCCACCGATGAGCTACTACTGGACGCGGCTGAGGTTCTAGGTGCTTTTACCCATGCCCCAATTGATGGTCCTCTCAAGGTCGTCGCGCTCAATGACAATTTCGGTGCACTGGCCCTTCCGATCCAACAATTTGCGGACAAGGGCGCTCTTCCCTGGCGAATCACTTCGTGGAACGATTCGCTCTCCCGTGAGCAAGCATCGAACAGTAACGCCGAAGCATTCGGCCTGCCATCGCCAATTGCAGCGCAACCGAGCTTGCTTGAAGTCTTAAGCGGCGCCGTCGTCATCCTCATTCAGGCGCCACGCTCTCAAAGCGAACTGCGGCAGTTCATCCAAGCAATCCACTCTGCCGCGCATCCGAATGCGTTGGTCCTGATCGGCGCAAGACTCAAATACCTCACGCCCTCCGTCAACGACATATTGGGCGAGTACTTCACCGCGCTTCGCGCTTCCCGAGCTCGAAGCAAGTCGCGAGTGATTGTTGCCAGAGGGAAGAAGCCCACTTCGACAGCTGAATCTGCATTTCCCCTTCATGCGACAGCCAAGGACTTGGCTGGTGTCCCTTTGCAGCTAGCTTCCTACGGGGCCACCTTCGGCGGAACGAATATTGATCCGGGAACCCGATTCTTTCTGGAAACGCTCCCCCGCAAGTTTTCCGAACGAGCGAGCATCACAAACTCGATCGTCGATTTAGGTTGCGGCAACGGCACCATCTCGAGCTACGTACCTCTCAAATTCAAAGAGTTTGTTGGAACGATGATCGCTACCGATTCATCTCGTGACGCAGTGGCCGCCACCGCCGAGACGGCAAAGCGAAATGGTGTGGACAGCAGAGTTGACGTCATTCGGGATGATGCAATGTCTACTTTTGCCCCGGCATCACAGGATTTGATTCTGCTCAACCCACCATTCCATGTGGGGAACACCGTAGACCCGCAGATCGCGCTCAAACTCTTCCGGGCTTCGGCCAGAGTCCTTACCCAAGGCGGAGAGCTATGGTGTGTTTGGAATTCTCATCTTCAGTACAAGCGAGAATTGAATCGAATCGTTGGGCCGACAACAGAGGTTGCGCGAAACCGGAAGTTCACGGTGACTCGTTCCGTACGGCAGGGCTAA
- a CDS encoding GNAT family N-acetyltransferase — MTEKTTQDFANNSSQPALREGLRLEKLGMEFQADGQPTEKTVGLIRAMRAGFHEKQPSQEEMRRKAVALSKDSLEFIAVYDDAFHEAEEFSYPGPYPISTFGHYEKSFNVGGESLIPAHLITEVTVAATHRRQGILSAMMRESLETAVAADRPVALLTASESVIYGRFGFGIATRAAKYELSTARGLGFKAPRVGTVSNVDPSKIGDVAAEIFAAYHAATPGSVDRQSSYREYKTGAWSDDITMPNKSLRALIYRGESGAPEGLATYAFNGWGWKPPTVSIRNLVAASDTAERELFRYLTNMDLIEKVVWPKGPVDTALFHALEDSEALGTVSVGHDLWVRVLDVPRTLSSRSWLRDGTFSLSVQDSLDYAAGFYVVSVLDGVATVSLESGDERQADMSLDISALGSLLLGEVSISQLVRAGLVSVAGSVRELDMMWSTLRRPFCSTGF, encoded by the coding sequence ATGACCGAAAAGACCACCCAAGATTTTGCCAACAACTCATCTCAGCCAGCGCTCCGTGAGGGTCTGCGGCTAGAGAAACTCGGTATGGAGTTCCAAGCGGATGGGCAACCTACCGAGAAAACCGTGGGGCTGATCCGAGCCATGCGCGCCGGGTTCCACGAAAAGCAGCCTTCTCAAGAAGAGATGCGCCGGAAGGCTGTTGCGCTGTCCAAGGATTCGTTGGAATTCATTGCTGTCTACGATGACGCTTTTCACGAAGCCGAAGAATTTTCCTACCCGGGGCCGTATCCGATTTCGACGTTCGGTCACTATGAAAAGTCCTTCAACGTTGGTGGCGAATCGCTGATCCCGGCGCATTTGATTACCGAAGTGACGGTTGCCGCAACGCATCGGCGTCAGGGGATTCTGTCAGCTATGATGCGCGAAAGTCTTGAGACGGCTGTTGCAGCTGATCGGCCTGTCGCTCTTCTGACGGCCTCGGAATCCGTGATTTACGGGCGGTTTGGTTTTGGAATCGCGACGCGTGCGGCGAAGTACGAACTCAGCACTGCGCGCGGATTGGGTTTCAAAGCTCCGCGTGTAGGAACTGTTTCTAATGTGGACCCTTCGAAGATCGGCGATGTTGCTGCTGAGATTTTTGCGGCTTATCACGCCGCGACTCCGGGTTCCGTTGACCGTCAATCGTCGTACCGCGAGTACAAGACCGGTGCGTGGAGCGACGACATCACGATGCCTAACAAGTCCTTGAGGGCCCTCATCTATCGCGGCGAGTCCGGTGCGCCGGAGGGCTTAGCCACCTACGCCTTCAACGGCTGGGGCTGGAAGCCGCCGACGGTATCTATCCGAAATCTTGTGGCGGCGAGCGATACGGCCGAGCGTGAACTGTTCCGGTATCTGACCAACATGGATCTGATTGAGAAGGTCGTGTGGCCGAAGGGGCCGGTTGATACGGCACTCTTCCATGCATTGGAGGATTCCGAAGCTTTGGGCACCGTGTCTGTGGGTCACGATCTTTGGGTGCGCGTGCTGGACGTACCGCGGACTTTGTCTTCACGTTCTTGGCTCCGGGATGGCACGTTCAGCCTTTCTGTCCAGGACTCGTTGGACTATGCGGCGGGGTTCTATGTCGTTTCCGTGCTTGATGGCGTTGCGACTGTCTCGCTTGAATCTGGCGATGAGCGTCAGGCGGATATGTCTCTTGACATATCCGCTTTGGGATCGCTTTTGCTAGGCGAAGTTAGCATCAGCCAATTGGTTCGGGCTGGGCTTGTTTCCGTAGCTGGATCTGTTCGTGAATTGGACATGATGTGGTCGACGCTTCGTCGTCCGTTCTGCAGCACCGGTTTTTAG
- a CDS encoding DUF6318 family protein, producing MTSLKHAASKNFVPIGSVLALCGAVALTGCSASANGENPTSAASNGSSHASALSSGVASSAASSSTAFASPQEATPTSPAKNIPEPVMPKEAKEHSAKGLEAFTRYWFEVHNYAQKTGDTKQMMALCIEDSAFCEERKKSIDQFSDRKAWMTGGDAHIGTLYTQMNKTPGGYIHALVELDQRARTVYQSHGHVPEADRPASKDHFESYSYWDNGSWKYLGIKSIAGVEYKK from the coding sequence GTGACGTCTCTAAAACATGCGGCCAGCAAGAATTTCGTGCCTATTGGTTCTGTACTTGCACTTTGTGGTGCTGTGGCCCTGACCGGGTGCAGCGCCAGTGCGAACGGGGAGAACCCAACCAGCGCTGCATCGAATGGTTCAAGTCACGCGAGTGCTTTGTCTTCCGGGGTTGCATCCAGTGCCGCTTCTTCCAGCACCGCTTTTGCTTCGCCGCAAGAAGCCACGCCAACTTCGCCGGCGAAGAACATTCCGGAGCCTGTCATGCCGAAGGAAGCGAAAGAGCATTCGGCTAAGGGTCTGGAGGCGTTTACGAGGTACTGGTTCGAGGTTCACAACTACGCGCAAAAAACCGGCGACACCAAGCAAATGATGGCGCTTTGTATTGAAGACAGTGCATTTTGTGAGGAACGAAAAAAGTCGATCGACCAGTTTTCAGATCGTAAAGCGTGGATGACTGGCGGCGACGCGCATATCGGCACGCTTTATACCCAGATGAATAAGACACCAGGCGGTTACATCCATGCACTTGTTGAACTTGATCAACGGGCGCGTACGGTCTATCAGAGTCACGGTCACGTCCCCGAAGCTGATCGTCCAGCTAGTAAGGATCATTTTGAGTCCTATTCATACTGGGACAACGGCTCGTGGAAGTACTTGGGCATAAAGTCAATCGCTGGCGTTGAATACAAAAAATGA
- a CDS encoding DinB family protein has protein sequence MHQETGLVSIPKVTDLPPDPNVGSGERQMLTEFLDYYRAVIRRKVEGVSDEALKQSISPSTMTLGGLLKHLAFVEDYWFSFRLLGQEPSEPWRSAPWDDDPDWDWSSAATDTGAEIMALYDESVDASRKVQLDTSDLDAQVVQPINGQEDMSYRWVLVHMIEEYARHAGHADLLRERIDGQTGD, from the coding sequence ATGCATCAGGAAACCGGATTAGTCTCGATCCCTAAAGTCACAGATTTGCCACCTGATCCCAATGTCGGCTCAGGTGAGCGTCAAATGCTTACGGAGTTTCTTGACTACTACCGAGCAGTGATTCGACGGAAGGTTGAAGGTGTATCGGATGAAGCGCTGAAGCAGTCTATTTCGCCAAGCACCATGACGCTTGGCGGCCTTCTCAAGCATCTTGCATTCGTCGAAGACTATTGGTTCTCGTTTCGGCTTCTTGGACAGGAACCATCGGAGCCATGGCGAAGTGCACCCTGGGACGACGATCCTGACTGGGACTGGTCGTCAGCTGCTACTGATACGGGAGCAGAAATAATGGCGCTCTATGACGAGAGTGTCGATGCTTCGCGGAAGGTCCAACTTGATACTTCGGATCTGGATGCCCAAGTTGTACAGCCTATCAACGGCCAAGAAGACATGTCCTACCGTTGGGTGTTGGTTCACATGATCGAGGAGTACGCGAGGCACGCCGGCCATGCGGATCTCCTTAGAGAGCGAATCGACGGACAGACGGGGGATTAG
- the coaE gene encoding dephospho-CoA kinase, which yields MNTESQIQKPLMIGLTGGIASGKSVVARYLESLGAVLIDADQLSREVVAKGTEGLAEIAEVFGRDILTENGDLNRPALGALIFADEQKREALNSIVHPRVRAESARRIAEAPRGSVIVQDIPLLVETGQAKNFDKVLVVQAPLEERIRRMVEDRGMTRDAALSRIEAQASDAERAEVADVVLDNSTTIESLLEQVDDFWNQHVVEYLETSKTRSQGA from the coding sequence GTGAATACCGAATCTCAGATTCAGAAACCCTTGATGATCGGCCTTACCGGTGGCATCGCTTCCGGTAAGTCTGTTGTCGCTCGCTATCTCGAGTCACTCGGGGCTGTTCTCATTGATGCTGACCAGCTTTCTCGTGAGGTCGTGGCGAAGGGCACCGAAGGGCTGGCAGAGATCGCTGAAGTTTTCGGACGGGACATTCTCACTGAGAACGGAGACCTAAATCGTCCTGCGCTCGGTGCACTGATCTTTGCCGATGAGCAGAAACGCGAAGCTCTCAATTCAATTGTTCATCCGCGAGTGCGTGCCGAGTCGGCTCGACGGATCGCCGAAGCTCCAAGGGGATCGGTGATTGTCCAAGACATTCCACTTCTTGTTGAGACGGGGCAGGCAAAGAATTTCGACAAGGTGCTCGTAGTCCAGGCACCACTCGAGGAGCGAATCCGACGTATGGTCGAGGACCGCGGGATGACACGCGATGCAGCGCTGTCTCGGATTGAAGCTCAAGCCTCAGACGCCGAGCGAGCCGAAGTCGCGGACGTCGTCTTGGACAATTCCACGACAATTGAGTCTCTGCTGGAACAGGTTGACGACTTTTGGAACCAACACGTTGTTGAATATTTAGAGACGTCGAAAACAAGGAGCCAAGGCGCGTGA
- the polA gene encoding DNA polymerase I — translation MIVIDGHSMAFRAFYALPVESFLTASGQYTNAVHGFISMLLTMIREHHPTYVGVAFDLDTPTFRSQEYDEYKAGRNKTPEEFKGQIDLIRKVLEAMNIPTISMDGYEADDIIATLATIGEAADLKVLVVSGDRDAFQLITEKTTVLYPTKGVSQIPPMDAAAIEKKYFVQPHQYSDLAALVGETADNLPGVPGVGPKTAAKWINLYGGLEGILENVDEIKGKVGDSLREHLDNVKRNRRLNHLLRDLDLPVSLEALELEAPNREAIEEIFDTLEFNSLRKRIWDVFTEPEEEVEEEELPEPQTLTTADEISQWFHTEGSHVIGVHLVTEAPAENNPGMPDDVFALGLASEDQLAYIKLADLDPAADEALASALESASYKKAVHDYKLAYKQLQERGLTLGGVVDDTMISAYLIAPDRRSHALPDVAQHYLKMSLDLSEAESKGELDLGLETKDYSAQATRAAFVVRQLSLMLAGQVSERNAASLLDDLELPLSRVLARMERAGIAIDLPQLEVLNKDFTKVIDDAKSRAFEAIGHEVNLGSPKQLQVVLFEELELPKTKKIKTGYTTDAESLTELYAQTNHPFLGALMDYRDATKLKQTVDGLAKAIADDKRIHTTYGQTIAATGRLSSLNPNLQNIPVRSEEGRRIREIFVAGEGYETLLTADYSQIEMRIMAHLSGDEGLIEAFRSGEDLHRFVGSRVFNVSPDEVTPAMRSKVKAMSYGLAYGLSSFGLSKQLRISVDEARTLQKDYFQRFGGVRDFLRSGVEKARSEGYTETILGRRRYLPDLTSDNRQLREIAERVALNSPIQGSAADVIKLAMLHIQKEFDAQQVKSRMLLQVHDELVFEIAPGELEQIREIVTAKMGDAVEISVPLEVHIGIGKNWNAAGH, via the coding sequence ATGATCGTGATTGACGGTCATTCCATGGCATTCAGGGCGTTCTATGCCTTGCCAGTGGAGAGTTTCTTAACCGCGTCAGGCCAGTACACCAACGCCGTGCATGGCTTTATTTCCATGCTGCTGACCATGATTCGCGAGCATCATCCCACCTATGTCGGCGTGGCTTTTGACCTTGATACTCCGACGTTCCGTTCACAGGAATATGACGAATACAAGGCTGGCCGTAACAAGACTCCAGAAGAGTTCAAGGGCCAGATTGACCTGATCCGCAAGGTTCTTGAGGCCATGAACATCCCCACCATTTCGATGGACGGGTATGAAGCTGACGACATCATCGCGACGCTTGCCACCATTGGCGAGGCTGCAGACTTGAAGGTACTGGTGGTTTCCGGTGACCGCGACGCTTTCCAGCTGATCACCGAGAAGACCACGGTTCTGTATCCAACCAAGGGTGTCTCGCAGATTCCGCCGATGGATGCAGCAGCTATCGAAAAGAAGTATTTCGTTCAGCCTCACCAGTATTCGGATCTTGCCGCACTCGTTGGCGAAACTGCGGACAACCTTCCGGGCGTTCCCGGTGTGGGTCCAAAGACGGCCGCAAAGTGGATCAACCTCTACGGCGGACTCGAAGGAATTCTGGAGAACGTCGACGAGATCAAGGGCAAGGTCGGCGACTCGCTCCGCGAGCACCTCGACAACGTCAAGCGAAACCGCCGCTTGAACCATCTCTTGCGTGATCTTGACTTGCCGGTGTCGCTCGAAGCGCTTGAGCTGGAAGCACCAAACCGCGAGGCGATTGAGGAAATCTTCGACACGCTGGAATTCAACTCACTTCGAAAGCGCATTTGGGATGTCTTTACTGAGCCAGAAGAAGAGGTTGAAGAAGAGGAACTTCCAGAGCCTCAGACGCTGACAACGGCCGATGAGATTTCTCAGTGGTTCCACACCGAGGGCTCCCACGTCATTGGCGTGCATCTCGTGACGGAGGCGCCCGCCGAGAACAACCCGGGAATGCCGGATGATGTTTTTGCTTTGGGCCTTGCGTCTGAAGATCAGCTCGCGTACATCAAGCTCGCGGACTTGGATCCTGCAGCAGATGAGGCTCTTGCTTCTGCATTGGAATCGGCCAGCTACAAGAAGGCTGTACACGACTACAAGCTCGCGTACAAGCAACTTCAGGAGCGCGGCTTGACCTTGGGCGGCGTGGTGGATGACACCATGATCTCCGCGTACCTGATTGCACCTGACCGCCGAAGCCACGCTTTGCCGGACGTTGCTCAGCACTACTTGAAGATGTCCCTGGACCTCTCCGAAGCGGAGAGCAAGGGCGAACTGGACCTCGGACTCGAGACCAAGGACTACTCGGCACAGGCGACGCGTGCCGCTTTTGTGGTGCGTCAACTGAGCCTGATGCTTGCCGGACAGGTTTCGGAGCGAAACGCTGCGAGCTTGCTTGATGATCTTGAGCTCCCGTTGTCTCGCGTTCTGGCGCGTATGGAGCGGGCAGGCATCGCCATTGATTTGCCGCAGCTCGAGGTGCTGAACAAGGACTTCACCAAGGTTATTGACGATGCGAAGTCTCGGGCGTTTGAGGCGATTGGCCACGAAGTGAACTTGGGATCGCCGAAGCAGCTTCAGGTGGTGCTCTTTGAGGAGCTTGAACTTCCGAAGACGAAGAAGATCAAGACCGGCTACACCACGGACGCTGAGTCTCTCACTGAGCTCTATGCCCAGACGAACCACCCGTTCTTGGGTGCTTTGATGGACTACCGCGACGCCACGAAGTTGAAGCAGACGGTTGACGGTTTGGCCAAGGCCATCGCCGATGACAAGCGCATTCATACCACGTATGGGCAGACCATTGCAGCGACCGGACGTTTGTCATCGCTGAACCCGAATCTGCAGAACATTCCGGTGCGTAGCGAAGAAGGCCGACGCATCCGCGAAATCTTCGTGGCCGGCGAAGGTTACGAAACTCTGCTGACCGCCGACTACTCGCAGATTGAAATGCGCATCATGGCGCACCTCTCAGGAGACGAGGGCCTGATTGAGGCGTTCCGCTCCGGCGAGGACTTGCACCGCTTCGTGGGTTCGCGTGTGTTCAATGTTTCGCCTGACGAGGTTACTCCGGCGATGCGTTCCAAGGTCAAGGCCATGTCCTACGGCTTGGCGTATGGCTTGAGCTCGTTCGGTCTCAGCAAGCAGCTGCGCATCTCTGTCGACGAAGCGCGCACTTTGCAGAAGGACTACTTCCAGCGCTTCGGTGGCGTGAGGGACTTCCTCCGCTCCGGCGTTGAGAAGGCTCGTTCTGAGGGGTACACGGAGACCATCTTGGGCCGCCGTCGTTATCTTCCGGACCTCACGAGCGACAACCGCCAGCTTCGCGAAATTGCCGAGCGCGTGGCATTGAACTCGCCAATTCAGGGTTCCGCCGCGGATGTCATCAAGCTCGCGATGTTGCACATTCAGAAGGAATTTGACGCGCAGCAAGTGAAGTCGCGCATGCTTCTTCAGGTCCATGACGAATTGGTATTCGAGATTGCACCAGGCGAGCTGGAACAGATTCGCGAAATCGTCACCGCCAAAATGGGTGATGCCGTGGAGATTTCCGTTCCGCTCGAAGTGCATATTGGAATCGGCAAGAACTGGAACGCGGCAGGGCACTAA
- a CDS encoding hotdog fold thioesterase: MSKNHTTAPEANELSSSEHASEVSTDSSTTAQHPFADQLTYHGVPEEMWTRFSKFGVGTLVPKLDIIFKEMTADRVVATMPVEGNTQVAGILHGGASAALAETLGSFGAALHVMDRGMNKKPVGVDLNSTHHRAGVSGLVTGVCTPIFLGSRITTHEIVITDESGKRVCTSRITNMLID; the protein is encoded by the coding sequence ATGAGCAAGAATCACACGACCGCCCCAGAGGCCAACGAACTTTCGTCTTCGGAGCACGCTTCAGAAGTTTCCACAGATTCCAGTACGACGGCGCAGCATCCGTTCGCGGATCAGCTCACTTACCACGGGGTTCCGGAAGAAATGTGGACCCGGTTCTCAAAGTTCGGTGTGGGCACCCTCGTGCCGAAGCTCGACATTATCTTCAAGGAGATGACCGCGGATCGCGTGGTCGCCACAATGCCCGTTGAAGGCAATACTCAGGTTGCTGGAATTCTTCACGGTGGAGCGAGCGCGGCACTCGCGGAAACCTTGGGTTCTTTCGGCGCAGCACTGCATGTCATGGACCGTGGAATGAACAAGAAGCCGGTTGGCGTGGATTTGAACTCAACGCATCACCGTGCCGGCGTTTCAGGCCTCGTGACCGGCGTCTGCACGCCAATCTTCTTGGGCTCCCGCATCACCACTCACGAGATCGTGATCACCGATGAATCAGGCAAGCGAGTCTGCACGAGCCGCATCACCAACATGCTGATCGACTAA
- a CDS encoding IMPACT family protein → MSSSNLPASANLYWVPKAYEEVVHEIEIKRSRFIAYANRIDSPEDAKDILECLRRTHFDARHHCSALAIGPRREVQRNSDDGEPSGTAGVPMMEAIMQRDMPDGSNTLSDVSVIVVRYFGGTLLGAGGLVRAYSEAVSRVLDGTPLAKRVLMQKFVVTTNAADAGRLNFDLRNHGIEVLDTSYGPTSVDIQVGVLHQPQAISKLHETVAHVTSGSAEITMADSDWVDEEGQAV, encoded by the coding sequence ATGTCTTCTTCGAATCTTCCTGCAAGTGCGAACCTGTACTGGGTTCCGAAAGCCTACGAAGAAGTGGTCCATGAGATTGAGATCAAGCGGTCACGCTTCATTGCGTACGCAAACAGGATCGATAGTCCGGAAGATGCGAAAGACATACTTGAATGCTTGAGGCGCACCCACTTCGACGCACGGCATCATTGCAGTGCGCTCGCAATCGGCCCGCGCCGAGAAGTGCAACGAAACTCCGACGACGGAGAGCCTTCAGGCACTGCCGGCGTTCCTATGATGGAGGCCATCATGCAGCGTGACATGCCGGATGGTTCCAATACCTTGAGCGACGTATCTGTGATCGTTGTTCGATACTTTGGAGGCACTTTGTTGGGCGCAGGCGGGCTCGTTCGTGCTTATTCAGAGGCTGTATCTCGCGTGCTAGATGGAACACCACTGGCAAAACGTGTTCTCATGCAGAAGTTCGTGGTCACCACTAATGCGGCAGATGCAGGTCGACTGAATTTCGATCTGCGGAACCACGGAATCGAAGTCTTGGACACGTCTTACGGTCCTACAAGTGTCGATATTCAAGTCGGTGTTCTCCACCAACCTCAGGCGATATCAAAGCTCCATGAGACCGTCGCCCACGTCACGTCAGGATCCGCAGAAATCACCATGGCTGACTCCGATTGGGTCGATGAGGAAGGACAAGCAGTCTGA